From the Polynucleobacter acidiphobus genome, the window ATTCCGATCGCCGGCTTAATTGGCAGTATTTATGTATTTGCCATGATGGCCAGTCAATCGGAGTTCACGATCTTTCGGGTGGCTGGTTTAGATATCAAACGCAGTCTCTTCACACTTGCCAAGATCTCATTGCCTATCGTCATACTGACCCTAGCGATCAGTGAGGGCTTGGGCCCCTACAGTGAACGGCTTTCTGAACGAATTCGGATGGACGCGTTAGGCTCAACCTTTAGCTCACAGTTTCGGTCGGGTGTTTGGCTCAAAGATCAATTACGTGATCAGGATGGCGCGGGACCCGTTAAAGCTGGTGTGAGATACGTCAATGTGGGCTCGATTGATCAAGATGATCAAATTCGGCAAATTCGGATGTATGAGTTTGACCCCAACTACCGCCTTCTCTCGATTCGCAGTGCTGCGTCCGGGCGCTTTGATAATAAAGGTGTTTGGGAACTCAATGACGTTTCAGAAACACGCTTCATTGAGAAACGCGGCAGCGACCCTTTGGATGCGGTCTACACTGCCCAGACCAAAAGCATTCCAAAGCTTAGCTTGGAATCGCAAGTCACCCCGCAGATCCTCAATGTTTTACTAATTAGCCCGGAGAAAATGTCGATCATGAGTTTGGGCCAATTTATTTTGCACCTCCAGGAAAACAAACAAGATGCGCAGCGGCACGCGATTGCCTTTTGGAAAAAGATCGTTTACCCCTTCATCATCTTTGTGATGCTCGCACTTGCCCTGCCCTTTGC encodes:
- the lptG gene encoding LPS export ABC transporter permease LptG: MSWLFPKIYERYFAKQIYASFGFILFALLALFLFFDILSELGSVNSKYTLPLALLHVLLKAPSRMVEIIPIAGLIGSIYVFAMMASQSEFTIFRVAGLDIKRSLFTLAKISLPIVILTLAISEGLGPYSERLSERIRMDALGSTFSSQFRSGVWLKDQLRDQDGAGPVKAGVRYVNVGSIDQDDQIRQIRMYEFDPNYRLLSIRSAASGRFDNKGVWELNDVSETRFIEKRGSDPLDAVYTAQTKSIPKLSLESQVTPQILNVLLISPEKMSIMSLGQFILHLQENKQDAQRHAIAFWKKIVYPFIIFVMLALALPFAFMKVRAGSVGIKVFGGIMLGMSFQLFNTLFSSVGLLGALPALFTAIFPPLLYLILAIAALKWVSRA